The following proteins are co-located in the Enoplosus armatus isolate fEnoArm2 chromosome 8, fEnoArm2.hap1, whole genome shotgun sequence genome:
- the ccdc115 gene encoding coiled-coil domain-containing protein 115, giving the protein MGVSQLEESSLLLDEKLLRFMDQLELLEEKRATLNSLIEQGWFSMSKARYSMGNKQVSALQYASEIEPLVCVRARTLDSGEVDFCTEKVKQKCNEAEKDAKSIEDIGPQEEGVRRRIKPKKAIVKASEEASSEKAPEVTPVRKSDQNPQQDPLKWFGILVPQTLKQAQSSFKQVIELSAEIATLQAAVLNTRLELKHSMKDKHILQEKASAAQLDKVAD; this is encoded by the exons ATGGGTGTATCACAATTGGAGGAATCTTCTCTGTTACTGGACGAAAAGCTGCTCCGTTTCATGGACCAGCTGGAGTTACTGGAGGAGAAACGAGCCACGCTCAACTCTCTCATAGAGCAG GGATGGTTTTCTATGTCCAAGGCTCGATATTCCATGGGAAACAAACAAGTCTCTGCACTTCAGTATGCGAGTGAGATAGAGCCACTGGTCTGCGTTCGTGCTAG AACACTGGACAGTGGTGAGGTGGATTTCTGCACAGAAAAggttaaacaaaaatgtaatgagGCTGAAAAAGATGCAAAGTCAATAGAGGATATTGGACCTCAAGAAGAAg GTGTCAGGAGAAGAATCAAACCAAAAAAAGCTATCGTGAAGGCAAGTGAAGAAGCAAGTAGTGAGAAAGCACCTGAAGTAACTCCAGTAAGAAAAAGTGACCAGAATCCTCAACAAGATCCACTGAAATGGTTTGGGATTCTGGTGCCTCAAACTCTTAAACAAGCACAGTCGTCATTCAAGCAAG TAATAGAGCTGTCAGCTGAGATTGCAACCCTCCAGGCTGCAGTTTTGAACACCAGACTGGAGCTGAAGCACAgcatgaaagacaaacacattctcCAGGAGAAAGCCTCAGCAGCCCAGTTGGACAAGGTGGCAGACTAA
- the LOC139288523 gene encoding zinc finger BED domain-containing protein 4 — protein MASASKVSILDYFNIVFEGENGKIESNCKACGTRIQAKRSVTSNFVTHLKRKHQAMYDDFVKRKDMKREGYSSASLHSFTTNGGSTRFTLPISTGVGGGGGGGGGGVGGMGTLEGGVGGGSGGGVTKFDRHDPRQVLISEAIAKMIVRDLQPVSIMENQGFRELLQLLEPRYTPERQHYIQSQLLPAYAYQAQLATRQALGSALALSLSLDLWRGLTGATSGYLGVTCHFLTSDWQMRSALLACLPLTGGCSGNRVLSEFDEVCHSHGVSGRAFRVVADPLLATTTTTTTTTTVKPCCLPGFLVSPPLANGQNEDDEEEVDNGNNVEEGIRNGHGDSGEEGEWEDSWEQGLGVCRVDCFSRSLEQCVGEGLRSCPQLSSTLAKAACFYNYITSAVPPEKLSQVFDGPGLIMGGPGNTPPAARDWAAQLKVLRRLLDSVEFLEEMSGPGELALGGSERAQLRELTDTLEPFTEAWDMVHGDRQADIQADRHVSISLALPCVLGLRKHLSETSTPHCPSLLVGLSQALESRLAPLLEDPLYITATTLDPQFKLTWSSNPDWHRQVLIEELSKHSAASSPVDPNTDLHAQSQTPPAPAPSPVSSLSRPCKLFSFIKHRPTTQAKSLEQELAVYLREEPTDEEALHYWRRKAIDFPLLAQVAKRAFTVPACGTVVESIFTTAGRCLRPERGRVLPKNLETLIYLKANYRLLWT, from the exons ATGGCGTCAGCTTCGAAGGTGTCTATTCTGGATTACTTTAATATTGTGTTTGAAGGTGAAAATGGCAAAATCGAGTCCAACTGCAAGGCTTGTGGTACCAGAATCCAGGCGAAGCGGAGCGTCACGTCCAACTTCGTAACGCATCTCAAG CGGAAGCACCAGGCTATGTATGATGACTTTGTGAAAAGGAAGGATATGAAGAGAGAGGGTTACTCCTCTGCTTCCCTGCATAGTTTCACCACCAATGGAGGGAGTACCCGCTTCACTCTCCCCATCAGTActggagtgggaggaggaggaggaggaggtggtggtggtgttggaggAATGGGAACTCTCGagggaggagtaggaggaggctCTGGAGGAGGGGTGACCAAGTTTGACAGACATGACCCACGTCAG GTTCTGATCTCTGAGGCGATAGCTAAGATGATTGTGCGTGATCTGCAGCCAGTGTCCATAATGGAAAATCAAGGCTTcagagagctgcttcagctcctGGAGCCGCGTTACACTCCTGAGCGCCAGCACTACATCCAGAGCCAGCTCCTCCCAGCCTACGCCTACCAGGCCCAGCTAGCGACCCGACAGGCCCTGGGCTCAGCGCTCGCCCTCAGTCTCAGCCTGGATCTCTGGAGGGGCTTAACTGGAGCCACTTCAGG gtaCCTTGGTGTCACCTGCCATTTTCTTACATCTGACTGGCAGATGCGTTCTGCTCTCCTGGCATGTCTCCCCCTGACTGGGGGTTGCTCTGGGAATCGTGTGCTTTCAGAGTTTGATGAAGTGTGTCACTCTCATGGCGTGTCAGGGAGAGCATTTCGTGTTGTTGCGGACCCTCtcctggcaacaacaacaacaacaacaacaacaacaacagtaaagcCATGTTGTCTTCCTGGTTTCCTGGTTTCTCCTCCGCTTGCTAACGGgcaaaatgaagatgatgaagaagaggtgGACAATGGTAACAACGTGGAGGAAGGGATCAGGAATGGCCATGGtgacagtggagaggaaggagaatgGGAGGACTCGTGGGAGCAGGGTCTGGGTGTTTGTCGGGTGGACTGTTTCTCACGCTCTCTTGAACAGTGTGTCGGTGAGGGGTTACGCTCCTGTCCGCAGCTCTCTTCCACACTGGCCAAGGCTGCCTGTTTCTACAACTACATTACCTCTGCTGTCCCACCTGAGAAACTTAGCCAAGTGTTTGATGGTCCTGGGTTGATCATGGGGGGGCCAGGAAATACCCCTCCTGCAGCCAGAGACTGGGCTGCTCAGCTTAAG GTGCTTCGGCGGCTACTGGACTCAGTGGAGTTCCTGGAGGAGATGAGTGGTCCGGGGGAGTTGGCGCTGGGTGGTTCAGAGAGAGCCCAGCTGAGGGAGCTCACTGACACTTTGGAGCCCTTCACTGAGGCCTGGGACATGGTGCACGGGGACAGACAGGCCGAcatacaggcagacagacatgtgTCCATCAGTCTGGCTCTTCCGTGTGTTCTGGGCCTTCGGAAGCATCTCTCTGAGACGTCAACCCCCCACTGTCCCTCTCTCCTGGTGGGCCTCAGCCAGGCTTTAGAGAGTCGGCTGGCCCCTCTCCTGGAGGACCCCCTCTACATCACTGCCACCACCCTGGACCCCCAGTTCAAGCTCACTTGGAGCAGCAACCCTGACTGGCACAGACAAGTTCTCATAGAGGAGTTGTCCAAACATTCCGCAGCCTCCAGCCCCGTAGACCCCAACACAGACCTACATGCTCAATCCCAGACCCCTCCTGCCCCAGCTCCATCGCCGGTCTCCTCACTTTCTCGACCCTGCAAGCTGTTCTCTTTCATCAAGCACAGACCCACAACACAGGCCAAGAGCCTAGAGCAGGAGTTGGCTGTCTACCTACGAGAGGAACCCACAGATGAGGAGGCTTTGCATTACTGGCGGCGTAAAGCTATTGACTTTCCTCTGCTTGCCCAGGTGGCCAAGAGGGCGTTTACCGTACCTGCTTGTGGCACTGTAGTGGAGAGCATTTTCACCACTGCTGGGCGCTGTCTGCGGCCAGAGAGAGGCCGCGTCTTACCAAAGAACCTGGAGACGCTCATCTACCTCAAAGCCAACTATAGATTATTATGGACTTAA